The genomic window AAGAAGGTTTTCTTTTCCTTCGTAGGCCCTGCCTATTGGGAGCACTTGTTTTTGCCACCCCTGTGGCTTGGCCCACCCACCTTGGGGCGCCGGATGCCCCCACGGAGGGGAAAACTTTTTTCCCTTAGGAGGCCCTGCCTTTGCGAACCCAGGCGACTCACTCTATTTCCCCTGGCACAAGATCAAAACCTTTCCGATTCTTACGCCAACCCCCGGGGCGACGGCTCTTTTCCTCAAAATATTTCACCTGGAGTGTCTCTCACCCGAAACGTACAGCCGACCTACAAAGCGGACTTGGACCCTGGCTCATCCCAATGCGCGTCCTTCGACCTCCTCCCTCATCCTTTGTCGAAGCTCAAGCCCTTTCCATCCAAACTGTTTCCTCATGCATTCTATTGAACCATCGCGCTTTCGGTGGGATGATTGGGAAACCGGCCATGCCGCTTGGCAATCGCATCAAGGACACCGTTCACAAACGCACCGGACTGAGCGGTGCTATAGTGCCGAGCGATCCGGACGGCCTCATCCAGCGCGACTTTCGGAGGGATATCTTCACGGAAGAGCAGCTCATACGTTCCCAGCCGGAGGATAGCCCGGTCCACCGCCGCTAAGCGTTCCATTTCCCACTGGGAACAGACCTCCTGGATTGCCTCGTCGATCGTTTTCTGCTGAGAAATGACCCCACGCACACACTCTTCCGCAAAAACCCGGACCTCCTCCGGCGCCGGCTTTATCTTCCAGAACCTTTGGAAAAGAAGATCCACATCCTCACCTTTTTGTACCTCCCACTGGTAGAGAAGCTGGACTGCACATTCGCGAGCTCGATGTCGAAGGGACATACCTTCCCTACGCTACTCCAACGGGAAACGTTGGGGAAGTTCGACTTTCCCGTGAATTTCTTCAAGAGCGGCCAGCTCCAAGGCGGTTCGAGCGGCCTCTAGTCCTCGGTTAAGCTCGCCCATTGTCCGATCGTGTGCCTCTTTCTCGGTACGGACATAGAGAACCTCGTGGACCACCGGAACACCTGTTTCAAGAGCGATCCGCATAAGCGCATCCGTACACGCCCGCAAAATCTCAGCCGCGTGAGGCGTCTCCCCCTGCCAAACAACTCCCAGAGCAATAACCACGTGGAACCGGCCTGTTTTGGCCAATTTTTGCACCTGGAGTGGGATTTCGAAGGCCCCAGGAACTCGAACCACCACGACCCGGTGTCCTTCCAGCCCTTTTTGGGCCGATGTCACCAGGGCATCCGAGTAAGGAAAATTAAAACGGCTCCCTACGATGGCAAAGGAATATGTCTGAGTCGTTCCAGCCAGCACAAGCCCAAAGGGAGGATTTTGGCGGTTGTACTTTGTTTTCTATGCCAACGATTGCTCGGATGGAAATGTCGCTTTATCCTCTATAAAAACACCATAACGACGAAAACGTTCGTAACGTTCCTGCAAAAGCTGGTCCACGGGTTTTTCTTCCAAAGAAGAAAGCTCCTGTCCCAGTGCTTCTTCCAGAAGTCGAGCAGCACCCTCCCAATCCCGATGAGCACCCCCTAAAGGCTCGGGAACGATCCGGTCCACAACCCCCATCTCTTTCAGATCCCTTGCTGTCAATTTGAGTGCCTCTGCAGCCTGAGAAGCATAGCCCCGGTCTCTCCAGAGGATCGCCGCACATCCCTCCGGAGAGATGACGGAATAGTAGGCATTTTCGAGCATAAGGACCCGATCGGCTACCGCGATGCCTAAGGCTCCTCCACTTCCCCCTTCCGAAAGGATAGTAGCCACAATCGGTACCTCCAAAAGAAACATCTCCCGAAGATTGACCGCGATGGCCTGGGCAATATGGCGTTCCTCGGCCCCAATTCCTGGGTAAGCACCAGGAGTGTCCACGAAGGAGAGGATCGGCAGGCGAAAACGTTCCGCTAACTTCATCATGCGCAGCGCCTTGCGATATCCCTCCGGGTGAGCGCTCCCAAAGTTTCGTAAAAGGTTTTCCTTAAGGTCCCGTCCCTTCTGTTGACCGATCACAACCACCCCTCGGCCGAGGAGCTTGGCAAGGCCGGTAACGATTGCTCGATCCTCCCCGTAGAGACGATCCCCATGAAGCTCCAGGAAATCCTCTGCAATAAGGCTAAGAAAATCCAAAAAATAAGGACGCTGAGGATGCCGCGCAAGAAGAACTCGTTGCCACGGGGTCAGACC from Candidatus Methylacidithermus pantelleriae includes these protein-coding regions:
- a CDS encoding acetyl-CoA carboxylase carboxyltransferase subunit alpha — protein: MAVTGWNRTPVRIPSELTLLEFEKPIAELEAKLRELKERCRATGADLTQEIAQLQAKIEQTQREIASGLTPWQRVLLARHPQRPYFLDFLSLIAEDFLELHGDRLYGEDRAIVTGLAKLLGRGVVVIGQQKGRDLKENLLRNFGSAHPEGYRKALRMMKLAERFRLPILSFVDTPGAYPGIGAEERHIAQAIAVNLREMFLLEVPIVATILSEGGSGGALGIAVADRVLMLENAYYSVISPEGCAAILWRDRGYASQAAEALKLTARDLKEMGVVDRIVPEPLGGAHRDWEGAARLLEEALGQELSSLEEKPVDQLLQERYERFRRYGVFIEDKATFPSEQSLA
- the ribH gene encoding 6,7-dimethyl-8-ribityllumazine synthase, with translation MLAGTTQTYSFAIVGSRFNFPYSDALVTSAQKGLEGHRVVVVRVPGAFEIPLQVQKLAKTGRFHVVIALGVVWQGETPHAAEILRACTDALMRIALETGVPVVHEVLYVRTEKEAHDRTMGELNRGLEAARTALELAALEEIHGKVELPQRFPLE
- the nusB gene encoding transcription antitermination factor NusB; translated protein: MSLRHRARECAVQLLYQWEVQKGEDVDLLFQRFWKIKPAPEEVRVFAEECVRGVISQQKTIDEAIQEVCSQWEMERLAAVDRAILRLGTYELLFREDIPPKVALDEAVRIARHYSTAQSGAFVNGVLDAIAKRHGRFPNHPTESAMVQ